A single Cellulomonas sp. SLBN-39 DNA region contains:
- a CDS encoding sugar O-acetyltransferase, producing the protein MADYFAGDPRTNHERMLAGDLYVADDPAIEAAFQRALRLSDAYHRAFLADPAAARPLLVELLGEVGDDVVVRPPLRVDYGSRIRIGARTFVNFHLTALDVADITIGADCQIGPNVQLLTPTHPVDPQPRRDKLEAAQPITLGDNVWLGGGVIVCPGVTIGDNTVVGAGSVVVRDLPANVVAVGNPARVVRESI; encoded by the coding sequence ATGGCCGACTACTTCGCGGGCGACCCGCGCACGAACCACGAGCGGATGCTCGCCGGCGACCTCTACGTGGCGGACGACCCGGCGATCGAGGCGGCGTTCCAGCGGGCCCTGCGCCTGTCGGACGCGTACCACCGGGCGTTCCTCGCCGACCCGGCCGCGGCGCGCCCGCTGCTCGTCGAGCTGCTCGGCGAGGTCGGCGACGACGTCGTGGTCCGCCCGCCGCTGCGCGTCGACTACGGCTCGCGCATCCGCATCGGGGCGCGCACGTTCGTCAACTTCCACCTCACGGCCCTCGACGTCGCGGACATCACCATCGGCGCGGACTGCCAGATCGGCCCGAACGTGCAGCTGCTGACCCCGACGCACCCGGTCGACCCGCAGCCGCGGCGCGACAAGCTCGAGGCGGCCCAGCCCATCACCCTCGGCGACAACGTGTGGCTCGGCGGCGGCGTGATCGTGTGCCCGGGCGTCACCATCGGTGACAACACGGTCGTCGGCGCCGGGTCGGTGGTCGTGCGCGACCTGCCGGCGAACGTCGTCGCGGTGGGCAACCCCGCGCGCGTCGTCCGCGAGAGCATCTGA
- a CDS encoding sigma-70 family RNA polymerase sigma factor, translating to MAFSTDTATVLAARAGDPDAVDRLVAGSLPLVYSIVGRALRGHADVDDVVQDTMLRVLRGIGELRDPAAYRSWLAAITVRQVRERSRAQATAPRGLPAEEPGDPGADFADVTIARLELTGQRREVAQATRWLDEENRELLSLWWLEASGHLTRDEVVRATGASRAHTAVRVQRMKGRLDQARTVVRALAASPRCPGLEEVTAGWDGRPDALWRKRVARHVRGCAGCADAGTGLVAAERLLGGLALVPWPQALGAAGAHLAGAGAAASTGAASPGAASSATVGASSSAPGVATAAGLAIGKKTLVAVLAAALVTGGGAAVAVQRGQDRPPQAVASSTPTPRPTASPTPRRTSTSVVATPTPTPTPSPTPEPTPTPTPDPSPTPAPAPVVAAAASAKKGVATWQWDGVAGALQDVGAGWFYNWSPTDDTMPAPEGVEFVPMIWGRDHVTDATLAQAAAEGDVLLGFNEPDLGEQSAMSVEEALEAWPRLEATGLRLGSPAVAWGADTPGGWLDRFMSGAQEQGLRVDFVTLHWYGSDFSPAAVDQLLAYVDAVHARYGLPVWVTEYGLIDFAGGPAYPTGDQLATFVEGTTAGFEQRAHVERYAWFGLPAVGDSAAYGLYTDASTPTQAGRAYRAAG from the coding sequence TCGACGACGTCGTGCAGGACACGATGCTGCGGGTGCTGCGCGGCATCGGCGAGCTGCGCGACCCGGCGGCGTACCGGTCGTGGCTCGCCGCGATCACGGTGCGCCAGGTGCGCGAGCGCTCGCGGGCGCAGGCGACCGCGCCCCGCGGGCTGCCGGCCGAGGAGCCCGGCGACCCCGGCGCCGACTTCGCCGACGTGACCATCGCCCGTCTGGAGCTGACGGGGCAGCGGCGCGAGGTCGCGCAGGCCACGCGGTGGCTCGACGAGGAGAACCGCGAGCTGCTGTCGCTGTGGTGGCTCGAGGCCTCGGGGCACCTGACGCGCGACGAGGTCGTGCGCGCGACGGGCGCGTCCCGCGCGCACACGGCGGTGCGCGTGCAGCGCATGAAGGGCCGGCTCGACCAGGCGCGCACGGTGGTGCGGGCGCTCGCCGCCTCGCCGCGGTGCCCGGGCCTGGAGGAGGTGACGGCCGGGTGGGACGGCCGGCCGGACGCGCTGTGGCGCAAGCGGGTGGCCCGTCACGTGCGCGGGTGCGCCGGCTGCGCGGACGCCGGCACGGGCCTCGTCGCGGCCGAGCGGCTGCTCGGCGGGCTCGCCCTGGTGCCGTGGCCGCAGGCGCTCGGCGCGGCCGGGGCGCACCTCGCCGGGGCGGGCGCAGCGGCGTCGACGGGTGCGGCGTCCCCCGGTGCCGCGTCCTCCGCCACGGTGGGCGCGTCGTCGTCCGCGCCCGGCGTCGCGACCGCGGCGGGCCTCGCGATCGGCAAGAAGACCCTGGTGGCCGTGCTCGCGGCGGCCCTGGTCACCGGTGGAGGTGCCGCGGTGGCGGTGCAGCGCGGGCAGGATCGTCCGCCGCAGGCGGTGGCGTCGTCCACGCCGACGCCACGCCCGACGGCCTCGCCCACCCCCCGCCGGACCTCGACGTCCGTCGTCGCCACGCCGACGCCGACGCCCACCCCGTCCCCGACGCCGGAGCCGACGCCCACCCCCACCCCGGACCCGTCCCCGACGCCCGCGCCCGCCCCGGTCGTGGCCGCGGCTGCGTCGGCGAAGAAGGGCGTCGCGACGTGGCAGTGGGACGGCGTCGCGGGCGCGCTGCAGGACGTCGGCGCCGGCTGGTTCTACAACTGGTCGCCGACGGACGACACCATGCCCGCGCCCGAGGGCGTGGAGTTCGTGCCGATGATCTGGGGCCGCGACCACGTCACGGACGCGACGCTCGCGCAGGCGGCCGCGGAGGGCGACGTGCTGCTGGGCTTCAACGAGCCCGACCTCGGCGAGCAGTCGGCGATGAGCGTCGAGGAGGCGCTGGAGGCGTGGCCGCGCCTGGAGGCGACCGGCCTGCGGCTGGGCAGCCCGGCGGTCGCGTGGGGCGCCGACACGCCCGGCGGCTGGCTCGACCGGTTCATGTCGGGTGCGCAGGAGCAGGGGCTGCGCGTCGACTTCGTGACGCTGCACTGGTACGGCTCGGACTTCTCGCCCGCGGCCGTCGACCAGCTGCTCGCGTACGTCGACGCGGTGCACGCCCGCTACGGGCTGCCGGTGTGGGTCACCGAGTACGGGCTGATCGACTTCGCCGGCGGCCCGGCGTACCCGACGGGCGACCAGCTCGCGACGTTCGTCGAGGGCACGACGGCCGGGTTCGAGCAGCGCGCCCACGTGGAGCGGTACGCGTGGTTCGGGCTCCCCGCGGTCGGCGACTCGGCCGCGTACGGCCTGTACACGGACGCCTCGACGCCGACGCAGGCGGGCCGGGCCTACCGCGCCGCCGGCTGA
- a CDS encoding MMPL family transporter — MSALARWCHQHRRLVLAGWVLAILGLAAATLSLGASFRTAQTLPDSDSARAYALLEEAGASSSTTDGTVVWRSTGPVDAPGVQDEIATLLAQVAAVPGVESVTSPYAPEGAAQVNAVERTAFATVAVTDDVDVQQVRDVVEAAAPADLDVAVGGQGFSELPEPSHGTEVIGLLAALVILLLVLRSGWAATLPVLTGVVGVVASLLVVTLASHVVDLDSTSLTMAALVGLGVGIDYALFIVNRHRKALLAGADVEEAVAQAVTTSGRAVVFAGLTVVVALLGMAVVGLGVLTGMGQAAAVTVAFTVAAAVTLLPALLGVLGHRVLSRRQRAALAAGEVATDHRPGRTPVSARWAVALQRAPRRVVAGALVLLVALAVPALSLRVGDPDASSDPVGSPSRTYADLMTPAFGAGVDAPLVLAARTPDAASARAFEALVAQVAEEPGVAAVRAAPVQDGQTVAVAGVVPTTSAQTVETEDLVLALRDDLVPAAAAGTALEVHVGGAAATSHDLSAALMGRLPLYLGLVALLGFVLLAVAFRSVLVPLVGAVTNLVTLAVGLGAVTAIYQWGWGSELLGVGSAAPVMYIVPVIVVGVMFGLSMDYQVFLVSRMHEEWVRTRDHARAVRVGVAETGRVVAAAAAIMLSVFASFGLTPERIVSSIGMGLAIAVLVDAFVVRMALVPALMHLLGRATWWYPRWADRITPHLSVEGPAPTPTVPTAVPVPAP, encoded by the coding sequence ATGTCCGCTCTCGCCCGTTGGTGCCACCAGCACCGCCGGCTCGTCCTCGCCGGGTGGGTCCTCGCGATCCTCGGCCTCGCCGCCGCCACCCTGAGCCTCGGTGCGTCCTTCCGGACCGCGCAGACGCTGCCGGACTCCGACTCCGCCCGCGCGTACGCGCTCCTCGAGGAGGCCGGCGCCTCCTCGTCCACCACCGACGGCACCGTCGTGTGGCGCTCCACCGGTCCGGTCGACGCCCCGGGTGTCCAGGACGAGATCGCCACGCTGCTCGCGCAGGTCGCGGCGGTCCCGGGCGTGGAGTCGGTCACCTCGCCCTACGCGCCCGAGGGCGCCGCGCAGGTGAACGCCGTCGAGCGCACCGCGTTCGCGACCGTCGCCGTCACCGACGACGTGGACGTGCAGCAGGTGCGCGACGTCGTCGAGGCCGCGGCACCCGCCGACCTCGACGTCGCCGTCGGCGGGCAGGGGTTCAGCGAGCTGCCCGAGCCGTCGCACGGCACCGAGGTGATCGGGCTGCTCGCGGCCCTCGTGATCCTGCTGCTCGTGCTGCGCTCCGGCTGGGCCGCGACCCTGCCCGTCCTCACCGGCGTCGTCGGGGTCGTCGCGTCGCTGCTCGTCGTGACGCTCGCGTCCCACGTGGTCGACCTCGACTCGACGTCGCTGACCATGGCCGCCCTGGTCGGCCTGGGCGTCGGCATCGACTACGCCCTGTTCATCGTGAACCGGCACCGCAAGGCGCTGCTGGCCGGTGCGGACGTCGAGGAGGCCGTGGCCCAGGCCGTCACGACGTCGGGCCGGGCCGTCGTCTTCGCCGGCCTCACCGTGGTGGTGGCGCTGCTGGGCATGGCCGTCGTCGGCCTCGGCGTGCTCACCGGCATGGGCCAGGCCGCCGCCGTGACGGTCGCCTTCACCGTGGCCGCCGCGGTCACCCTGCTGCCCGCGCTGCTGGGCGTGCTCGGCCACCGGGTGCTCTCGCGCCGGCAGCGGGCCGCGCTCGCCGCCGGCGAGGTCGCCACCGACCACCGCCCCGGGCGCACGCCCGTCTCCGCCCGCTGGGCCGTCGCCCTGCAGCGGGCCCCGCGCCGCGTCGTGGCCGGTGCCCTCGTGCTGCTCGTCGCGCTCGCCGTGCCCGCCCTGTCGCTGCGGGTCGGGGACCCCGACGCGTCGAGCGACCCGGTCGGGTCGCCGAGCCGCACCTACGCCGACCTCATGACCCCCGCCTTCGGGGCCGGCGTCGACGCACCGCTCGTGCTGGCCGCCCGGACGCCCGACGCGGCGTCCGCCCGGGCGTTCGAGGCGCTCGTCGCGCAGGTCGCCGAGGAGCCGGGCGTCGCCGCCGTCCGGGCCGCCCCCGTGCAGGACGGTCAGACGGTCGCCGTGGCCGGCGTCGTCCCCACGACGAGCGCGCAGACCGTCGAGACGGAGGACCTGGTGCTCGCCCTGCGCGACGACCTCGTGCCCGCCGCCGCTGCGGGCACGGCGCTCGAGGTCCACGTCGGCGGGGCGGCCGCCACCAGCCACGACCTGTCGGCCGCCCTGATGGGCCGCCTCCCCCTGTACCTCGGCCTGGTGGCCCTGCTCGGGTTCGTGCTGCTGGCCGTCGCGTTCCGCAGCGTCCTGGTGCCGCTGGTGGGCGCCGTGACGAACCTCGTGACGCTGGCGGTGGGCCTCGGCGCCGTGACCGCGATCTACCAGTGGGGCTGGGGCAGCGAGCTGCTCGGCGTGGGGTCCGCGGCACCGGTGATGTACATCGTCCCGGTCATCGTCGTCGGCGTGATGTTCGGGCTGTCGATGGACTACCAGGTCTTCCTCGTCTCACGGATGCACGAGGAGTGGGTGCGCACCCGCGACCACGCCCGCGCCGTGCGGGTCGGCGTGGCCGAGACGGGCCGGGTCGTCGCGGCGGCCGCCGCGATCATGCTCAGCGTCTTCGCGTCCTTCGGCCTGACGCCCGAGCGGATCGTGTCGTCGATCGGGATGGGGCTCGCGATCGCGGTGCTGGTCGACGCGTTCGTGGTGCGGATGGCGCTCGTGCCGGCCCTCATGCACCTCCTGGGCCGCGCCACCTGGTGGTACCCGCGGTGGGCGGACCGCATCACGCCGCACCTGTCCGTCGAGGGCCCCGCCCCGACGCCGACGGTCCCGACCGCCGTCCCGGTCCCCGCACCCTGA
- a CDS encoding sodium:proton antiporter, protein MELLVAGVLAVLATVAVTSFAPRVGVAAPLLLLLLGTAVSFLPFVPAVEVDPEIVLGVVLPPLLYSSAATIPTMELRRDLRTVSAFSVLLVVTSALAVGFVLDAVVPGIGLATGIAIGAVVSPTDAVATSVVRKAGVSPRIVTVLEGESLLNDASALVLLRSAVVATAGTVGLLEVGGDFLFAVAAAVAVGYVVGRLHVWARAHITQTTSTVAISFVVPFVAYLPAEHLGASGLVAAVTAGLVTGRAAHTALSAQDRVTERAVWRTLELLLESAVFLLMGVQLFGLVEDVRDAHGSLWVALGYGVLTATIVVVVRSLFVGASVWELARRARRIPEMRDWLTQAQERLDAGDVPVVPGGRPRAGASPSPERVEAVGRRVRRRLADIDYLTAEAFGPREAALLVWAGMRGAVTLAAAQSLPSDTPQRSLLVLVAFVVAAGTLLVQGATLPWLVRRLGLGARADDDAAALVALRAEVRDAALAHLQDPALVRPDGRPYDTGVLDRARAGLAAVDAAMDDEDAAPVRAQVHQLMVELVQAQRAELLRLRDRGVHSSAALDRALDEVDAVQIGLEMRGP, encoded by the coding sequence ATGGAGCTGCTGGTGGCCGGGGTTCTGGCCGTGCTCGCGACCGTCGCCGTCACGTCCTTCGCGCCGCGGGTGGGCGTGGCCGCACCGCTGCTGCTCCTGCTGCTCGGCACGGCCGTGAGCTTCCTGCCGTTCGTCCCGGCCGTCGAGGTGGACCCGGAGATCGTGCTCGGGGTGGTCCTGCCGCCGCTGCTGTACTCGTCGGCCGCGACGATCCCCACCATGGAGCTGCGCCGCGACCTGCGGACGGTCTCGGCCTTCTCCGTCCTGCTCGTGGTGACCTCCGCGCTGGCCGTCGGGTTCGTGCTCGACGCCGTGGTCCCCGGCATCGGGCTGGCCACCGGGATCGCGATCGGTGCGGTCGTCTCGCCCACCGACGCCGTCGCCACGTCCGTCGTGCGCAAGGCCGGGGTCTCGCCGCGGATCGTGACCGTGCTCGAGGGCGAGTCGCTGCTCAACGACGCGTCGGCCCTCGTGCTCCTGCGTTCAGCCGTCGTCGCGACCGCCGGGACCGTCGGCCTGCTGGAGGTCGGCGGGGACTTCCTCTTCGCCGTCGCCGCGGCCGTGGCCGTGGGCTACGTGGTCGGGCGCCTGCACGTCTGGGCGCGCGCGCACATCACCCAGACCACCTCGACCGTCGCGATCTCGTTCGTCGTGCCCTTCGTCGCGTACCTGCCCGCGGAGCACCTCGGGGCGTCGGGGCTGGTCGCGGCCGTGACCGCGGGCCTGGTGACGGGCCGCGCGGCGCACACCGCCCTGAGCGCGCAGGACCGCGTGACCGAGCGCGCCGTCTGGCGCACCCTCGAGCTGCTGCTCGAGAGCGCGGTGTTCCTGCTCATGGGCGTGCAGCTCTTCGGCCTCGTGGAGGACGTGCGCGACGCCCACGGCAGCCTGTGGGTGGCCCTCGGGTACGGGGTGCTGACCGCGACGATCGTCGTCGTCGTGCGGTCGCTCTTCGTGGGGGCGTCGGTCTGGGAGCTCGCCCGACGCGCCCGGCGCATCCCCGAGATGCGCGACTGGCTCACGCAGGCCCAGGAGCGGCTCGACGCCGGCGACGTGCCCGTGGTGCCGGGCGGGCGCCCCCGGGCGGGCGCGAGCCCCAGCCCTGAGCGCGTCGAGGCCGTCGGGCGCCGCGTGCGGCGGCGGCTCGCCGACATCGACTACCTCACGGCCGAGGCGTTCGGGCCGCGGGAGGCCGCGCTGCTCGTGTGGGCCGGCATGCGCGGCGCCGTGACGCTCGCCGCCGCGCAGTCGCTGCCGTCGGACACCCCGCAGCGCTCCCTGCTGGTGCTGGTCGCCTTCGTCGTCGCGGCGGGGACGCTGCTCGTGCAGGGCGCCACGCTGCCGTGGCTCGTGCGTCGCCTCGGGCTCGGCGCCCGGGCCGACGACGACGCCGCCGCCCTGGTCGCGCTGCGCGCCGAGGTCCGCGACGCCGCGCTCGCCCACCTGCAGGACCCCGCCCTGGTCCGCCCCGACGGTCGCCCGTACGACACGGGCGTGCTCGACCGCGCCCGGGCCGGGCTGGCCGCGGTCGACGCCGCCATGGACGACGAGGACGCCGCGCCGGTCCGCGCGCAGGTCCACCAGCTGATGGTCGAGCTCGTGCAGGCCCAGCGTGCCGAGCTGCTGCGCCTGCGGGACCGCGGGGTGCACTCGTCCGCGGCCCTCGACCGGGCGCTGGACGAGGTCGACGCCGTGCAGATCGGCCTGGAGATGCGCGGTCCGTGA